One Ogataea parapolymorpha DL-1 chromosome VI, whole genome shotgun sequence DNA window includes the following coding sequences:
- a CDS encoding Pyrimidine precursor biosynthesis enzyme THI13 gives MTSNKITFCLNWTPEPYHIPVFLAQSKGYFKEQGLDVAILEPSNPSDVTELIGSGKVDMGLKAMIHTLAAKARGWNVTSIGSLLDEPFTGVLYLKNKPNGVTDDFQSLRGKRIGYVGEFGKIQIDELTRHYGMTPDDYTAVRCGMNVAKEIIEGNIDAGIGIECVQQVELEEYLRAQGSDVNNVGMLRIDRLAELGCCCFCTVLYIANDKFIEANPDKIRKFMKAIKKATDYVIAHPLDAFEELCRLKPQLNNDLNTKIFERCFAYLSDSCYNVKRDWQKVNNYGKRLLVLPQDFQPNYTNEFLSWSEPQEVNDPEEAQRLMGIHQEQCKCNGGYRRLVLNGV, from the coding sequence ATGACCTCCAACAAAATTACCTTCTGTCTCAACTGGACTCCTGAGCCATACCACATCCCTGTGTTTCTGGCCCAGAGCAAAGGCTACTTCAAGGAACAAGGCCTTGACGTTGCCATTCTCGAGCCCTCGAACCCTTCGGACGTCACTGAGCTCATTGGCTCGGGCAAGGTCGACATGGGCCTCAAGGCCATGATCCACACGCTCGCCGCCAAGGCCAGGGGCTGGAACGTCACGTCGATCGGCTCGCTTCTGGACGAACCGTTCACCGGAGTGCTGTATCTCAAGAACAAGCCCAACGGCGTCACTGACGACTTCCAGTCGCTCAGAGGCAAGAGGATCGGGTACGTCGGCGAGTTCGGCAAGAtccagatcgacgagctgacCCGCCACTACGGCATGACTCCAGACGACTACACCGCTGTTCGTTGCGGCATGAACGTCGCCAAGGAGATCATCGAGGGCAACATCGACGCCGGCATCGGCATCGAGTGCGTCCAGCAGGTCGAGTTGGAGGAGTATCTCAGGGCACAAGGCAGCGATGTCAACAACGTTGGCATGCTCAGAATCGACAGACTAGCCGAGCtcggctgctgctgtttctgtaCGGTCCTGTACATTGCCAACGACAAGTTCATTGAGGCTAACCCTGACAAGATCAGAAAGTTCATgaaggccatcaagaaggctACCGACTACGTCATTGCTCATCCTCTCGATGCCTTCGAGGAGCTGTGCAGACTCAAGCCGCAGCTGAACAACGACCTGAACACCAAGATCTTTGAGAGATGTTTCGCCTACTTGAGCGACTCCTGCTACAACGTCAAGCGGGACTGGCAGAAGGTCAACAACTACGGCAAGAGACTATTGGTGCTTCCACAAGACTTCCAACCAAACTACACCAACGAGTTCCTTTCCTGGAGTGAGCCTCAGGAGGTCAATGACCCTGAGGAGGCCCAGAGACTGATGGGCATCCATCAGGAACAGTGCAAATGCAACGGTGGTTACCGTAGACTGGTTCTTAACGGTGTCTAG
- a CDS encoding putative transcription factor TFIIIB subunit, translated as MSTVNKSGTRFTPKLTQRSRSRSVSTSKQQLPTPVSTQKTPQDTAKSTTQETSVIDDQSDDNGERNADVFAKPRRASVVSLGNLRRPSVTGLKTPENSQRRLSSLGPGAAAGPLGLRSRQGSVGGVSERRRSSDEGDTQPMKIGIPEIAGSLGRRRSSVQSSKGEFGVEFKKIGPRASNVATDDNVDPLKQGKPQEVMLTKAEREKQVKFIIDPEKQVLTKVSIDEYQQMRNLPNSVVIDEIKALNKVRNSEDADLLENFVINDGKVTLEELCKPVIPFGKVSKNYELAIEGDKRRMAQRELRCKRRKLAREMRVPLNQLEGEEEEKLEKERQQKAKKILDSGDAESLRRNKRQPQLQLDENQKLILDPESTVIDRHSGPADSAREVVDENPFQNLITSGSYSKKKYVDKWTSEETAEFYKALSTWGTDFGLIAQLFPYRTRRQVKAKFASEERRNPHFVELALLRRLPVDIAEYAAKTGKDFKTLEEYEAEIKALQTKHENEMKEMKAMKERARLEDLNSNNELETTRLTSRSRREKLLAFRKDEEVVGFIDRK; from the coding sequence ATGAGTACCGTCAACAAGTCGGGAACGCGGTTCACGCCAAAGCTGACGCAGCGAAGCCGGTCGCGATCCGTTAGTACaagcaaacagcagctgccgACCCCCGTGTCGACGCAGAAGACGCCGCAGGACACAGCTAAAAGCACAACACAGGAAACATCTGTTATTGACGACCAGAGCGACGACAACGGCGAACGGAACGCAGATGTGTTTGCGAAGCCACGCAGAGCGTCTGTAGTCTCGCTGGGGAATCTCAGACGGCCGTCTGTGACGGGACTCAAGACCCCCGAGAACAGCCAGAGACGCCTTTCTTCCTTGGGACCCGGTGCCGCTGCTGGGCCTTTGGGGCTGCGCAGCCGGCAGGGCAGCGTTGGCGGCGTTTCTGAGAGACGGCGTTCTTCTGACGAGGGAGACACGCAGCCCATGAAGATCGGTATTCCAGAAATCGCGGGCAGTTTGGGCCGGAGACGCAGCTCGGTGCAATCGAGCAAGGGGGAGTTTGGAGtcgagttcaagaaaatcgGTCCGCGAGCCAGCAATGTTGCCACGGATGACAATGTCGACCCTCTAAAACAGGGGAAACCCCAGGAAGTGATGTTGACGAAGGCAGAGCGCGAAAAACAGGTCAAGTTCATTATCGATCCTGAAAAACAGGTTTTGACAAAAGTGAGTATCGACGAGTACCAACAGATGCGGAATTTGCCGAACTCGGTCGTGATCGATGAGATCAAGGCGTTGAACAAGGTGCGCAATTCTGAGGACGCCGATTTGCTCGAGAACTTTGTCATTAACGACGGCAAGGTCacgctggaagagctgtGCAAGCCAGTGATACCGTTTGGAAAAGTGTCGAAAAACTACGAGCTGGCGATCGAGGGGGACAAGCGGCGGATGGCGCAGCGGGAGCTGCGTTGCAAGCGGCGGAAGCTCGCGCGCGAAATGCGGGTGCCtctgaaccagctggaaggagaagaggaagagaagctggagaaagagcgaCAGCAGAAAGCAAAGAAGATATTGGATTCCGGTGACGCTGAGAGTTTGCGCAGAAACAAGCGGCAGCCGCAGCTACAGCTGGATGAGAACCAGAAGTTGATTCTGGACCCGGAGTCGACGGTGATCGATCGCCACAGCGGGCCTGCCGACTCGGCTAGagaggtggtggacgagaaTCCGTTCCAGAATCTGATCACGTCTGGCTCGTactcgaaaaagaagtaCGTGGACAAATGGACTTCCGAGGAGACAGCGGAGTTCTACAAGGCGCTTTCGACTTGGGGGACCGATTTTGGACTGATTGCGCAGCTTTTCCCGTACCGCACGCGGCGGCAGGTGAAGGCGAAGTTTGCGTCTGAGGAGCGACGCAATCCGcattttgtcgagctggCGCTGCTACGCAGGCTGCCGGTCGACATTGCTGAGTATGCGGCCAAGACGGGCAAGGATTTCAAGACTCTGGAGGAGTACGAGGCCGAGATCAAGGCACTGCAGACGAAGCACGAGAACGAGATGAAAGAGATGAAGGCGATGAAGGAGCGTGCTCGTCTGGAGGACCTGAACAGcaacaacgagctggaaacgACGAGATTGACGTCGCGGTCGCGGAGAGAAAAATTGTTGGCATTCCGcaaagacgaggaggtggtTGGATTTATCGACAGGAAATAA
- a CDS encoding family 17 glucosidase SCW10, giving the protein MLANTIIKALALSALATTGLAQPIGHLHHQHEKRNVVVVTETVVVYAGAQTSTVEYVHADPTAVSVSSHDNSLQVAPTETTSYTPSSTESATHSTSSTSSTAKPTSSSDSSFNGGSKGITYSPYASTGACKSLSEVKSDLEKLTGYEYIRLYGVDCNQVENVLQAKADNQKLFLGIYYVDQISAAVSQINDAVSNYGSWDDIDTISVGNELVNSGSADVSQIKSYIEEAKSALKSTGFKGSVVSVDTHVAIINNPGLCDLSDYIAFNAHAFWDGTVYPDQAGDWLLLQMQRVWSACGGKKSVMCTESGWPHEGSAYGVAVPSQENQAKAIKSLKSVVGDDVILFTAFDDLWKSPGSNGVEQFWGFTS; this is encoded by the coding sequence ATGCTAGCTAACACTATCATCAAGGCCCTTGCCCTGTCCGCTCTGGCCACCACCGGATTGGCCCAACCAATTGGccacctccaccaccaacaTGAGAAGAGAAACGTTGTCGTTGTCACTGAGACCGTCGTCGTCTATGCTGGTGCCCAAACCAGCACTGTCGAATACGTCCACGCTGACCCAACTGCCGTCTCTGTCTCTTCCCACGACAACAGCCTCCAGGTTGCTCCAACCGAGACCACCTCTTACACTCCATCATCCACTGAATCCGCTACCCActccacctcctccactTCGTCCACTGCCAAGCCAACCTCCAGCTCTGACAGCAGCTTCAACGGTGGCTCCAAGGGTATCACTTACTCTCCTTACGCTTCCACCGGTGCCTGCAAGTCTCTCTCCGAGGTCAAGAGTgaccttgagaagctgacTGGCTACGAGTACATCAGACTATACGGTGTCGACTGCAACCAGGTCGAAAACGTCCTGCAAGCCAAGGCCGACAACCAGAAGCTGTTCTTGGGAATCTACTACGTTGACCAGATCTCTGCCGCTGTTTCCCAAATCAACGACGCTGTCTCCAACTACGGTTCTTGGGATGACATTGACACCATCTCTGTCGGTaacgagctggtcaacTCTGGCTCTGCCGATGTTTCTCAGATCAAGTCCTACATCGAGGAGGCTAAGTCTGCTCTCAAGAGCACTGGCTTCAAGGGCTCTGTTGTTTCCGTCGACACCCACGTTGCTATCATCAACAACCCAGGTCTGTGTGACCTGTCCGACTACATTGCCTTCAATGCCCACGCTTTCTGGGACGGAACCGTCTACCCAGACCAAGCTGGTGACTGGCTTCTCCTGCAAATGCAAAGAGTCTGGTCCGCTTGCGGAGGTAAGAAGAGCGTCATGTGCACTGAGTCCGGCTGGCCACACGAGGGCTCCGCCTACGGTGTTGCTGTTCCATCTCAAGAGAACCAGGCCAAGGCCATTAAGTCTCTGAAGAGCGTTGTCGGCGACGACGTCATCCTGTTCACTGCCTTCGATGACCTGTGGAAGAGCCCAGGCTCGAACGGTGTTGAGCAGTTCTGGGGTTTCACTTCTTAA
- a CDS encoding Membrane protein involved in zinc metabolism, member of the four-protein IZH family has protein sequence MSSTGVEVHGSDLFDEHDQKLMQRIKSQSELNSDASLEERVLERFDRFLAKLESRIEDFEKYFTDSAYKSNQTHYTFFEALKSIKGAVIQNQQRSLHAFGQILDRYYGSLLDEKKEYDSTDMYEKISTGLQFLDEKIDLFEKTFNIPLSPQEHLGKLKEKLYNFDKAVAAGSKRLLHFYELPFQWRENKYIIYGYRFNSGHLSALKSVFQLHNETANIWTHIFGSLLLLYIMLKHYPATEIYARSSFGDKLVTNCFFLASIKCLMSSVVWHTYDCISQLKLRKRFACIDYTGITVLITASIITTEHIALKEFPAAELGFISFSTIAGIVGVLFTWSEFFDKPESRPVRILFFISLSALGVAAFCSSAVLKGLEYSLHLYAPLLKSFVWYLTGVQFYGTLVPERWRNDVIVDKLDICDEAISELEKSDKLDEYLNKTPDETPMRKSWFSMWWVDYVFSSHHIWHIFVLLGVLGHYSAILEMFSLVN, from the coding sequence ATGTCTTCCACTGGTGTTGAGGTTCACGGCTCTGACCTGTTTGATGAGCACGACCAGAAGCTCATGCAGCGGATCAAGTCGCAGTCAGAGCTGAACAGCGACGCGTCGCTAGAAGAGCGTGTGTTGGAGCGGTTTGACCGGTTTCTAgccaagctggagtcgCGGATTgaggattttgaaaaatactTTACCGACTCCGCCTACAAATCGAATCAGACCCATTACACATTCTTTGAGGCGCTGAAGTCCATCAAGGGCGCAGTGATTCAGAACCAGCAGCGCAGTCTGCATGCGTTCGGACAGATCTTGGACAGGTACTATGGCAGCCTgttggacgagaaaaaagagtaCGACTCCACCGACATGTACGAAAAAATATCCACCGGGctgcagtttctggacgagaaaatcgatCTGTTTGAGAAGACCTTCAACATCCCGCTGAGCCCGCAAGAACACCTCGGaaaattgaaggagaagctgtACAATTTCGATAAAGCCGTGGCTGCCGGGTCGAAACGACTTCTTCATTTCTACGAGCTGCCTTTCCAATGGCGAGAAAACAAGTACATTATCTACGGCTACCGGTTCAACTCGGGCCATCTTTCCGCTCTGAAGAgcgttttccagctccacaacGAAACTGCCAATATTTGGACACACATATTCGGATCTCTTCTACTCCTGTACATTATGCTCAAACATTATCCGGCAACCGAGATTTATGCCCGTTCCAGCTTTGgcgacaagctggtgaCCAATTGTTTCTTCCTTGCCTCCATCAAGTGTCTCATGTCGTCTGTCGTTTGGCACACCTACGACTGCATCTCGCAACTCAAGCTGCGCAAAAGATTCGCGTGTATCGACTACACAGGTATCACTGTGCTGATCACGGCGTCCATCATCACCACCGAACACATCGCGCTCAAGGAGTTCCCCGCCGCAGAGCTCGGCTTCATctcgttttccaccatcGCCGGCATTGTCGGGGTGCTCTTCACGTGGTCCGAGTTCTTCGACAAGCCAGAGTCGCGGCCCGTCAGAATCCTCTTTTTCATCTCGCTCTCGGCGCTCGGCGTCGCCGCTTTCTGCTCCAGTGCCGTGCTCAAGGGCCTCGAATACTCGCTCCATCTGTACGCTCcgctgctgaaaagctttGTGTGGTACCTGACCGGAGTCCAGTTTTACGGCACATTGGTGCCCGAGAGATGGAGAAACGACGTCATTgttgacaagctggacatcTGCGACGAGGCAatcagcgagctcgagaaaTCGGACAAACTGGACGAGTACCTCAACAAAACCCCGGACGAGACTCCGATGCGCAAGAGCTGGTTTTCCATGTGGTGGGTCGACTACGTCTTCAGCTCGCACCATATCTGGCATATATTTGTGTTGCTGGGCGTTCTGGGCCACTATTCGGCTATTTTGGAGATGTTTTCTCTGGTTAACTAA
- a CDS encoding Lactose regulatory protein LAC9 — protein MDATKQHSCNECRRRKLRCSRDLPTCVSCSKFNRHCLYNRHSHSPLTRKHLTQVEEELRVATELLRALSPELDIHSILANVKNGFSVWEIPELGRLRQNRQDPIVSDKNFQVPQLLPVAVSEDYKSTSENPRPVYSWDERDHKAIDGMAITDRSGYLGSHSSVAVISLVFGGYSWGGTLRSPVRRDNVSVSGAKIEHYLNRYFETYHVSYPIVYRPMFWAQYNQIVPRPEIGWDSLMYTMAAIGAFMGSTDPDNQDDLVLIDKAKSHLNFELLETGSISLVQTLALLSNYLQKRDKPNSGYNYLGLAVRMAMGLGLHKQTDSSDNLLEQEIGRRIWWCIYVFDCGQTITFGRPLGIPCAGIDARLPLNISDTELTAASECLPGEVQEPTIYTSVRLQSLFHLLTNCIYERITSDPFPSAKELLEWDTRFIGRWKSLVPDYFQQDKEVLQPFTLAHHVLHWRRKNLQIIMYRTSLLKKVFRRPDDEPLCKEEEEAAEKCLRKCSSTIQSMAALWQRKETTSRMEAWYTVFFLVPALLMPLVCLRNDPLAAQAEQWKQDILTAEQVLQRLLHICPIATKILELSKSLGADYVASADAAADLLASAGTDESPMSQLTHLHSVLWPLSFDIEQQFL, from the coding sequence ATGGACGCCACCAAACAGCACTCGTGCAACGAATGTCGCCGGCGCAAGCTGCGCTGCTCGCGCGACCTGCCCACGTGTGTGTCGTGTTCCAAGTTCAACAGACACTGTCTCTACAATAGACACAGTCATAGCCCGCTCACTCGCAAGCATCTGACTcaggtggaggaggagttgCGGGTTGCCACAGAGCTTCTGCGCGCGCTGTCGCCGGAGCTGGACATCCACTCCATCCTCGCCAACGTCAAGAACGGGTTTTCCGTCTGGGAGATCCCTGAACTGGGTCGTTTGAGACAAAACAGACAGGACCCGATCGTGTCGGATAAAAACTTCCAGGTGCCGCAACTTTTGCCCGTTGCCGTGAGCGAGGACTACAAAAGCACGAGCGAGAACCCGAGACCCGTTTACTCGTGGGATGAGCGGGACCACAAGGCAATAGACGGCATGGCCATCACCGATAGAAGCGGGTACTTGGGCTCGCACTCGAGCGTGGCGGTGATCAGTCTTGTGTTTGGGGGCTACTCATGGGGCGGCACGCTACGCAGCCCCGTTCGACGGGACAACGTGTCTGTTTCCGGTGCCAAGATTGAGCACTATCTGAACCGCTACTTTGAGACCTATCACGTCTCGTATCCGATCGTTTACCGGCCCATGTTCTGGGCGCAGTATAATCAGATCGTGCCGCGGCCCGAGATCGGCTGGGACAGTCTGATGTACACGATGGCGGCGATCGGTGCGTTTATGGGCTCCACCGACCCAGACAACCAGGACGATCTCGTGCTGATCGACAAGGCCAAGTCGCACCTGAAtttcgagctgctcgagacCGGCAGCATCAGTCTGGTACAGACGCTCGCGTTGCTGTCGAACTACCTCCAGAAAAGAGATAAGCCAAACTCAGGATACAATTATCTGGGCTTGGCAGTACGGATGGCCATGGGCCTCGGATTGCACAAACAGACCGACAGTTCGGACAATCTGCTGGAACAGGAGATAGGCCGGCGCATCTGGTGGTGTATCTATGTGTTTGATTGTGGCCAGACCATCACGTTTGGTCGCCCGCTGGGAATCCCCTGTGCCGGCATCGACGCACGGCTGCCGCTTAATATCAGCGACACAGAGCTGACTGCAGCGTCTGAGTGCTTGCCCGGCGAGGTGCAGGAACCAACGATCTACACTAGCGTGCGGTTGCAGAGTCTGTTCCATCTGCTCACCAACTGCATCTACGAGCGCATCACCTCCGACCCGTTCCCGTCCGCCAAGGAGCTTCTCGAATGGGACACGCGGTTCATTGGGCGGTGGAAGAGCCTAGTCCCGGACTACTTCCAGCAGGACAAGGAGGTCTTGCAGCCGTTCACGCTTGCACACCACGTTCTGCACTGGAGACGGAAAAACTTGCAGATCATCATGTACAGAACAAGCctgctgaaaaaagtgTTCCGCCGTCCAGACGACGAGCCGCTATgcaaagaggaagaggaggccGCGGAAAAGTGTCTGCGCAAATGCTCGTCGACGATCCAGAGCATGGCGGCCTTGTGGCAGCGCAAAGAGACCACCAGCAGGATGGAGGCGTGGTACACGGTTTTCTTCCTTGTTCCTGCATTGCTCATGCCTCTTGTGTGTCTGCGGAACGACCCGCTTGCCGCGCAGGCAGAGCAATGGAAGCAGGACATTTTGACCGCCGAGCAGGTTCTCCAGAGACTGCTGCACATTTGTCCGATAGCTACCAAAATCTTGGAGCTCAGCAAGTCTCTGGGGGCCGATTATGTTGCCTCTGCCGATGCGGCAGCTGACTTGCTTGCCAGTGCAGGAACTGACGAGAGCCCAATGTCGCAGCTCACACACCTGCATTCGGTGCTGTGGCCGTTGTCGTTTGACATCgagcagcagtttctgtaG
- a CDS encoding MFS sugar transporter, with the protein MEEFKDARSIDELSHVDKLDTLGPQGQELEARFEQYEILAEEAKTHNTLWDRLVLRSGYTFQFKEKKHMVRMLACFASLGGMLSGVDQSLISGAKVSLVPSLSLTSHEQSLVSALMPVGAMGGCIFLSPLNELLGRRLSIMVACISYTIGGILCAATPNVEGLYAGRFFIGFGVGLESIIPAYVSECAPSELRGNLVSLYQFNIALGEVFGYAIAAMFYSLDGAWRYILGSSLFFSTLLFIGMFFLPESPRYLVHKNKVGAAYSIWKRLRDINDVSNKVEFLDMIQSLEQEKLEDAHLSTKHKWMDFITNPRARRSLVYANIMIFLGQFTGVNAIMYYMSTLMASIGFDEKNSVFMSLVGGGALLLGTIPAILYMDYCGRRFWANSMLPGFFIGLVFVGISYQLPVTGASALGLYLTGIVLYMGFFGSYACLTWVVPSEVYPTYLRSYGITASSTMLYLWTFIITYNFTDMWNAFTNTGLTLGFYGGIAALGWIYQLLFVVETKGRSLEEIDDLFSKPTLTLVGINLKCTKRDFYNIFHGNFREVVRGTSY; encoded by the coding sequence ATGGAAGAATTCAAAGACGCCCgctcgatcgacgagctcagTCACGTCGACAAGCTCGACACCCTTGGACCTCAGGGccaggagctggaggcccGCTTTGAGCAGTACGAAATTTTGGccgaggaggccaagacCCATAACACGCTCTGGGACAGACTCGTGCTGAGATCCGGCTACACTTTCcagttcaaggagaaaaaacatATGGTGCGCATGCTGGCGTGTTTCGCGTCGTTGGGTGGCATGCTTTCTGGTGTTGACCAGTCGCTCATTTCCGGTGCTAAGGTGTCTCTTGTTCCCTCGTTGTCGCTCACTTCGCACGAGCAGTCGCTGGTGAGTGCGCTAATGCCTGTGGGAGCCATGGGCGGCTGTATTTTCCTGTCGCCGCTCAATGAGTTGCTGGGCAGAAGATTGTCCATCATGGTGGCGTGCATCTCGTACACGATCGGTGGCATTCTGTGTGCTGCCACGCCGAACGTGGAGGGCCTGTACGCCGGCCGCTTTTTCATTGGTTTTGGAGTCGGTTTGGAATCCATCATCCCTGCCTACGTTTCTGAATGCGCTCCGTCGGAGCTCAGAGGTAACCTTGTGTCGCTGTACCAGTTCAACATCGCACTCGGCGAGGTGTTTGGCTACGCCATAGCAGCTATGTTCTATTCACTCGATGGCGCGTGGAGATACATTCTGGGCTCGTCGTTATTTTTCTCGACGCTCCTCTTTATCGGTATGTTTTTCCTGCCTGAGTCGCCTAGATACCTCGTTCACAAGAACAAGGTTGGCGCGGCGTACTCGATCTGGAAACGGCTCAGAGACATCAACGATGTGTCCAATAAAGTGGAGTTCCTGGACATGATTCAGTCGctcgagcaggagaagcTCGAGGACGCGCATCTCTCGACAAAGCACAAGTGGATGGACTTTATCACGAACCCACGGGCCCGCCGGTCGCTAGTCTATGCCAACATCATGATCTTCCTCGGCCAATTCACGGGTGTCAACGCCATCATGTACTACATGTCGACGCTCatggcgtcgatcggcttCGACGAGAAGAACTCTGTCTTCATGTCGCTTGTCGGCGGCGGAGCACTGCTGCTCGGCACCATCCCGGCCATCTTGTACATGGACTACTGTGGCCGCCGGTTCTGGGCTAACTCCATGCTTCCTGGCTTCTTTATCGGTCTTGTCTTTGTTGGAATCTCCTACCAGCTGCCTGTCACTGGAGCCTCCGCTCTCGGCCTGTACCTCACGGGTATCGTCCTCTACATGGGCTTTTTCGGCTCCTACGCCTGTCTCACCTGGGTTGTGCCATCTGAGGTGTACCCTACGTACCTGCGTTCCTACGGAATCACCGCCTCCAGCACCATGCTTTACCTATGGACGTTCATAATCACATACAATTTCACCGACATGTGGAATGCGTTCACCAACACGGGGCTTACGCTGGGCTTCTATGGGGGCATTGCAGCTCTTGGCTGGATCtaccagctgctgtttgtggtcGAGACCAAGGGTCGGTCgctcgaggagatcgacgaTCTTTTCTCCAAGCCGACTCTCACGCTCGTTGGCATTAATCTCAAATGCACGAAGAGGGACTTCTACAATATCTTCCACGGCAACTTCAGAGAAGTTGTCCGCGGGACTTCCTACTAG